Genomic DNA from Rhodoferax mekongensis:
AAGCAGTACGCGCCCATCATTCTCTATTCCGAAATTTTTCAGCAGACCGGCCCCATACGCCGCAGCGCGCAGATCATGGCCGGGCACGGCTTTGTGGTGGTGGTGCCGGAGGTGTTCCATGAGCTCAACCCCATAGGCACCGTGCTGGGCTATGACAACGCCGGGCGCGACAAGGGCAATGCCGACAAAGTGGCCAAGACGCTGGAGGCGCACGACAGCGATGCGCAAGCCATCCTCGACCACCTGCAGACGCTGCCGTACTGTACGGGCCGCGTGGGCGCCATGGGCTTTTGCTTAGGGGGCGGGCTGGCCTACCGCGCGGCCATGAACCCGGCCATCCGCGCCACGTCCTGCTTCTACGCCACCGACATCCACTCCGGCATGGTGCCCTCCAACACCGGCAACGACAGCCTGACCCGCACGCCCGAGATCAAGGGCGAGCTGCAAATGGTCTGGGGCAAGCAAGACCCCCACATCCCGCCCGAAGGCCGCGCGCTGGTCTACAGCACGCTGGTGAAAGCCGGCGTGAACTTCACATGGCACGAGTTCAATGGCGTGCACGCCTTCATGCGCGACGAAGGCGAGCGCTATGACGCGGAGCTGCAACTGCTGGGCTACCAGATGGCGATTGGGTTGTTCAGGCGGGCGCTGTACTGAGGCGTAACCCCTTGCAGGGGCAGCTAGTCGCGTGCTAGAAAAGGCGTGACCTTGGTGCGCAGTAGCTTGACCAAAGCCGGGTCCATGAAGCGGTAGTTGTCGGGAATGTCGAGGCAGAACACTCGCTTTCCCTTTAGGTGGGGTTTGAACTCTTCCGAGAGCTTGGCTTTGTGGCTGCGCTCCATGACAAAAATGAGTTCAGCCCAATCGACCAGTTCAGCGGTGAGCGGGTTCTCTGCCCCACGATTCAAGCCGGCGGATGTGCATTCGACGCCTGGATGCTCAGAAAAAACCTGCTCCGCCGTAGGGCTGCGCCAGCGGTTCATGCTGCAGATGAAGAGGACTTTTTGCAAAGCGGATGCTGAGGGTTT
This window encodes:
- a CDS encoding dienelactone hydrolase family protein → MQIQSHEVDLSTPTGVMRCYVYRPKELDAAAPKQYAPIILYSEIFQQTGPIRRSAQIMAGHGFVVVVPEVFHELNPIGTVLGYDNAGRDKGNADKVAKTLEAHDSDAQAILDHLQTLPYCTGRVGAMGFCLGGGLAYRAAMNPAIRATSCFYATDIHSGMVPSNTGNDSLTRTPEIKGELQMVWGKQDPHIPPEGRALVYSTLVKAGVNFTWHEFNGVHAFMRDEGERYDAELQLLGYQMAIGLFRRALY
- a CDS encoding low molecular weight protein tyrosine phosphatase family protein, which gives rise to MQKVLFICSMNRWRSPTAEQVFSEHPGVECTSAGLNRGAENPLTAELVDWAELIFVMERSHKAKLSEEFKPHLKGKRVFCLDIPDNYRFMDPALVKLLRTKVTPFLARD